The following are encoded together in the Desulfovibrio desulfuricans DSM 642 genome:
- a CDS encoding sigma-54-dependent transcriptional regulator has product MTANPAMQLLVVDDDHNHREMLRALLEEWGYAPTGASSGEEALELCRERPFDLILMDVRMGGMSGIEATRAVKAYNPAIPILIMTAYSDVSSAVEALKAGAYDYLTKPLAFDALKLALERALDHASLRHEVRTLRHELAAGLDARNVIGQSQAMRQVLDLVSAIAPSEATVLVTGESGTGKEVVAKLIHANSNRRSGPYVAVNCAALTETLLESELFGHEKGAFTGAEKRREGRFLAADKGTIFLDEIGDIPLSMQVKLLRVIQERELQRVGGDQTVRVDVRILAATNKDLACEVEGGRFRQDLYYRLNVVALQLPPLRERGEDIPLLAMHFMKLFAERNGKTVKGFTPGAMDRLLKHNWPGNVRELENAVERAVVLLVGEYISERELPPTIGGQEAEAPVASRLDFANMTLEEIERLAVMDTLAQVGGNKSEAARRLGINRKTLLSKLGDGK; this is encoded by the coding sequence ATGACTGCAAATCCCGCCATGCAGCTGTTGGTGGTGGATGACGACCACAACCACCGCGAAATGCTGCGCGCCCTGCTTGAAGAGTGGGGCTACGCGCCCACCGGGGCCTCCAGCGGCGAGGAAGCCCTGGAACTGTGCCGTGAACGTCCTTTTGACCTGATTCTCATGGATGTGCGCATGGGGGGCATGAGCGGCATAGAAGCCACACGGGCCGTCAAGGCTTACAATCCTGCAATTCCCATTTTGATCATGACGGCCTACTCGGACGTTTCCAGCGCCGTGGAGGCGCTCAAGGCCGGGGCGTACGACTACCTCACCAAGCCGCTGGCCTTTGACGCGCTCAAGCTTGCCCTTGAGCGCGCTCTGGATCATGCCAGCCTGCGGCATGAGGTGCGGACTCTGCGCCACGAGCTTGCGGCAGGTCTGGACGCCCGCAACGTCATAGGGCAGAGCCAGGCCATGCGGCAGGTGCTGGATCTTGTTTCGGCCATTGCGCCCTCTGAGGCCACAGTGCTTGTGACGGGCGAATCCGGCACCGGCAAGGAGGTGGTGGCCAAGCTCATCCACGCCAACAGCAACCGCCGCTCTGGCCCCTATGTGGCCGTGAACTGCGCGGCCCTGACGGAAACCCTGCTGGAATCGGAGCTTTTCGGCCACGAAAAGGGCGCGTTCACGGGGGCGGAAAAGCGCCGCGAGGGGCGGTTTCTGGCAGCGGACAAAGGCACGATCTTTCTGGACGAGATTGGCGATATCCCGCTTTCCATGCAGGTAAAGCTGTTGCGCGTCATTCAGGAGCGCGAGTTGCAGCGCGTGGGCGGTGATCAGACCGTGCGGGTGGATGTTCGTATTCTGGCGGCCACCAACAAGGATCTGGCGTGCGAGGTGGAAGGAGGGCGTTTCCGGCAGGATCTGTATTACCGGCTTAACGTGGTGGCCTTGCAGTTGCCGCCGTTGCGCGAGCGCGGTGAGGACATCCCCCTGCTTGCCATGCATTTTATGAAGCTTTTTGCCGAGCGCAATGGCAAGACTGTCAAGGGATTTACGCCTGGGGCCATGGATCGCCTGTTGAAGCACAACTGGCCCGGCAACGTGCGTGAACTGGAAAATGCCGTGGAGCGGGCGGTGGTGCTGCTGGTGGGCGAATATATCAGTGAGCGCGAGCTGCCTCCTACCATTGGTGGGCAGGAGGCGGAGGCCCCGGTGGCGTCGCGGCTGGATTTTGCCAATATGACGCTTGAGGAGATTGAGCGTCTGGCGGTTATGGATACCTTGGCGCAGGTAGGCGGCAACAAGAGCGAGGCTGCGCGGCGTTTGGGGATTAATCGCAAGACGTTGTTGTCAAAGTTGGGGGACGGGAAATAG
- a CDS encoding DUF4198 domain-containing protein, translating to MPSAHRSCHLGLFEHKSAVVAACWAVLSFLFFAPSAQAQVTLLVPSQPSIEAPAPRPKQDAPAKREDKKDEKRQQDAKTAPGKAEQPTDGAGKQQEQTPAAPTAEGKPASEGKPAPNGDAAPADAPAKPDQAAAPAPAPTDTQIDEEVDVLITMMRPFQYEGLVMDMPQMFAVLRYDSTTPVKDGVAQPERRDLLGDMEEIRYLNQKAWGTNVALTKPGLYQFIIEGRPWWDAAHGRFLQHYVKTTLPVYGVERGWSLPVGQRFEIVPLSRPFGLTAPAMFSGVVLMDGKPLAAASVRMSRINTEKRPVPTSWHEDIAARTNNKGEFSFVLSQPGWWCCMASIPGDPLKGPDGQPKPLQLGTLFWLYVDSLSSEARKR from the coding sequence ATGCCCAGCGCACACCGTTCCTGTCATCTGGGGTTATTTGAACATAAAAGTGCAGTTGTCGCCGCGTGTTGGGCTGTTTTGTCCTTCCTTTTTTTTGCGCCATCCGCGCAGGCGCAGGTGACCCTGCTGGTGCCCAGCCAGCCCAGCATTGAAGCACCCGCCCCCCGGCCAAAGCAGGACGCCCCCGCCAAGCGCGAGGATAAAAAAGACGAAAAACGCCAGCAGGACGCCAAAACAGCACCCGGCAAGGCAGAACAACCCACTGATGGCGCTGGCAAACAGCAGGAACAAACCCCCGCTGCACCCACTGCCGAAGGCAAACCCGCTTCTGAAGGCAAACCCGCACCCAACGGCGATGCTGCCCCGGCAGACGCCCCGGCCAAGCCGGATCAGGCCGCGGCCCCCGCGCCAGCACCCACTGACACACAGATAGATGAAGAAGTAGACGTACTTATCACCATGATGCGCCCCTTCCAGTACGAAGGGTTGGTCATGGACATGCCGCAGATGTTTGCGGTGCTGCGTTACGACAGCACCACACCGGTAAAAGACGGCGTGGCGCAGCCCGAACGGCGCGACCTGCTGGGCGACATGGAAGAAATCCGCTACCTGAACCAGAAGGCATGGGGAACCAACGTTGCCCTGACCAAGCCCGGCCTCTACCAGTTCATCATTGAAGGCCGCCCATGGTGGGATGCCGCGCACGGACGCTTTTTGCAGCATTACGTCAAAACAACGCTGCCGGTGTACGGCGTTGAGCGCGGCTGGAGCCTGCCCGTAGGCCAGCGTTTTGAAATCGTTCCGCTTTCCCGCCCCTTTGGTCTTACTGCGCCCGCCATGTTTTCCGGCGTGGTGCTCATGGACGGCAAGCCCCTTGCCGCCGCTTCTGTACGCATGTCGCGCATAAATACCGAAAAACGCCCCGTGCCGACCTCATGGCATGAGGATATCGCCGCCCGCACCAACAACAAGGGAGAATTCTCCTTTGTATTAAGCCAACCCGGCTGGTGGTGTTGCATGGCCAGCATTCCCGGCGATCCCCTCAAGGGGCCTGACGGCCAGCCCAAGCCGCTGCAACTGGGGACGCTGTTCTGGTTGTATGTGGACAGTCTTTCCAGCGAGGCGCGGAAGCGCTAG
- a CDS encoding ComF family protein, translating into MQNALGLNQDRCLHCLRPFSPAFAAHPHAAPAPESLLCPQCSALLAPYAGPRCPRCGIPPSDPQAGNSICGACLQNPPPWSGAAFYGLYQGSLRHTLLRFKFDGHLYLAPLLGNFLLESVACLPRPDAIVAVPQHAAHLRRRGYNQAHELARALHDLSGLPLSSRLLSRPVPGQEQARLGARDRRSNVRHSFAASPEARGLRVWVVDDVMTTGSTMNAAASALLAGGAARVDAVFAARTPLNTAAGISDMPSHAR; encoded by the coding sequence ATGCAAAACGCACTGGGGCTGAACCAAGACCGCTGTTTGCACTGTCTGCGTCCCTTTTCCCCTGCGTTTGCGGCGCACCCCCATGCCGCGCCAGCGCCGGAATCCCTCCTTTGCCCCCAATGCAGCGCCCTGCTCGCCCCATACGCCGGGCCCAGATGCCCGCGCTGCGGAATCCCGCCTTCTGATCCACAGGCTGGCAACAGCATCTGCGGCGCATGCCTTCAAAATCCCCCGCCGTGGAGCGGAGCTGCTTTCTACGGCCTCTATCAGGGATCCCTGCGGCACACCCTGCTTCGGTTCAAGTTTGACGGGCATCTGTACCTTGCCCCCCTGCTGGGGAATTTTCTGCTTGAATCCGTGGCCTGCCTGCCCCGGCCAGATGCCATAGTGGCAGTACCGCAGCATGCCGCCCATTTACGCCGCCGAGGGTACAATCAGGCCCACGAACTGGCGCGTGCCCTGCATGACCTGTCAGGTCTGCCTTTGTCTTCAAGGCTGCTTTCCCGCCCCGTGCCCGGTCAGGAACAGGCGCGCCTTGGGGCAAGAGACCGGCGCAGCAACGTGCGTCACAGCTTTGCCGCCTCGCCCGAGGCCAGGGGGCTGCGCGTGTGGGTTGTGGACGATGTTATGACCACTGGCAGCACCATGAACGCAGCAGCCAGCGCCCTTCTCGCAGGTGGAGCCGCGCGGGTGGATGCGGTCTTTGCGGCCAGAACGCCGCTCAACACAGCCGCCGGAATTTCGGATATGCCAAGCCATGCGAGGTGA
- a CDS encoding flavodoxin family protein: MNNVLVLQCSPHVGGVSDSVANLFTKGMAEAGIEARTVALRDYAYSPCTGCGGCSRPPHKCILANRPLPGQNDACAQMDQAEEIFQMINEAQLVMISSPIYFYFLPAHFKALIDRTQRFWMMQGGEDRAPLPLSRAKPVLVAMTAGRRRGNLLFSGSLLSLKYALAPLGAAVRETRLLRGLESTKDLHERPAVMAALHAWGHDWGHRLATENASYELTQPLPEDADKP; this comes from the coding sequence ATGAACAACGTGCTTGTGCTCCAGTGCAGTCCTCATGTGGGAGGCGTTTCTGATTCGGTGGCAAACCTTTTTACAAAGGGTATGGCCGAGGCCGGAATTGAAGCGCGCACTGTAGCCTTGCGCGACTATGCATATTCGCCCTGTACGGGGTGCGGCGGCTGCTCCAGGCCGCCGCACAAATGCATTCTGGCCAACCGGCCCCTCCCCGGCCAGAACGATGCCTGCGCCCAGATGGACCAGGCCGAAGAGATTTTCCAGATGATCAACGAAGCACAGCTGGTCATGATTTCTTCCCCCATTTATTTCTATTTTCTGCCCGCGCACTTCAAGGCCCTCATCGACAGAACCCAGCGATTCTGGATGATGCAGGGCGGTGAGGATCGCGCTCCCCTGCCGCTTTCCCGCGCAAAGCCCGTGCTTGTAGCCATGACCGCAGGGCGTCGGCGCGGCAATCTGCTGTTTTCAGGCTCTCTGCTTTCGCTCAAGTACGCTCTGGCCCCCCTTGGGGCTGCCGTTCGGGAAACCCGACTGCTGCGCGGGCTTGAATCAACCAAGGATCTGCACGAACGCCCCGCAGTAATGGCCGCCCTGCACGCCTGGGGGCACGACTGGGGCCACAGGCTCGCCACAGAAAATGCCAGCTACGAACTGACCCAGCCCCTGCCCGAAGATGCGGACAAACCGTAA
- a CDS encoding MBL fold metallo-hydrolase, with amino-acid sequence MSVAMFPLGPLQTNSYLIHSGTQAVAVDVGGDPEPMLEYLATHGLKLAAICITHRHFDHVYGVAPLQKATGAPVYISADDDCLEGTESAQGGLWGFPTVTPYQSQPIAMGKTSFGGMECEVLATPGHTPGGVSLFFPTEKLVFTGDALFFRSIGRTDFPGGDHNGLLRSVTEVLFKLPEDAVVYPGHGPSTTIGDEKKSNPFCGEFQL; translated from the coding sequence ATGTCAGTTGCCATGTTTCCCCTCGGCCCTTTGCAGACCAACAGCTACCTTATCCACAGCGGCACTCAGGCCGTTGCGGTTGATGTGGGCGGCGACCCGGAGCCCATGCTGGAGTATCTGGCTACGCACGGTCTGAAACTGGCTGCCATCTGCATTACCCATCGGCACTTCGACCACGTTTACGGCGTGGCGCCCTTGCAGAAGGCCACAGGAGCGCCTGTTTACATCAGCGCCGATGATGATTGCCTGGAGGGTACGGAATCCGCACAGGGCGGTCTGTGGGGCTTTCCCACTGTGACTCCATATCAGTCGCAGCCCATAGCTATGGGCAAGACCTCGTTCGGCGGCATGGAATGCGAGGTGCTTGCCACCCCTGGGCACACCCCGGGCGGAGTTTCGCTGTTTTTCCCTACTGAAAAACTTGTTTTTACAGGAGATGCGCTTTTTTTCCGCTCCATTGGCCGCACGGACTTCCCCGGCGGCGACCACAACGGCCTGCTGCGCTCGGTGACGGAAGTACTTTTCAAACTGCCGGAAGACGCCGTGGTGTACCCTGGGCATGGTCCCTCCACCACTATTGGCGATGAAAAAAAGAGCAACCCTTTTTGCGGTGAATTTCAGCTATGA
- a CDS encoding tetratricopeptide repeat protein, translating to MQKNCPQLELAREDLMEMEGLLCEQLSSFLSFSGHALYFPTSRAPEEPQLLSRERRLLLPLRRDDHLLGVAMLHGVKAREARPLLPFLPAIAGLCLENLARAKAMRTDSVTGLATEEALFAHMENAAERLRAYLEEPGAEESGPAPLHWLCMGIVLLRLGNGDSVVRRGGHAFAEKYLKALADACREALPSDVLAARVGRWEIALLFPASGRGACHKLARAALTRMEAVRMPYPLLKKSVRPRLCAGHALYPQDMRGTEMHLEMHDQARLCMDRARLAADVAGQEADGAQAVESRIMPFARILQEGGMVLESLPLGRARLSLGRQAKAREGMRFALWGQAESGSPHYKGELVVLHTRDTDSVAEALHLVDVTCRPEVGDRLTLLGETPVLSPDLDEQDFSAARPAIPDAAVAVQEQNQRAESAEGGKHAAAACGASASAVSQSAACAGGLCGHGDFLNRFAVEAERRNRFTLCLLRLEPGNSDAGEAAHPDAVPLEGMHDAPSRQGIIETALSVWRDALGKAQSLPQPMAGRYGSNSLIFFHPDVEAQALVSLYEGVCGALNSRGISASVGLAGYPFLQFRRGEMPDCALKALEYALLLPDPKVGVCNSLALNISADRRYSLGDVFGAVEEYKLALLADEANAMAWNSLGVCMAALGRQHEARRHFTEALRHGPDKALAEQIYYNLGTVCQGLGEKRAAARYYRQCVKVSPEHQFAHIRLGQLCEQGGRRAEARRFYEIAAALEDARPGAPSLARRHLARVAVRQRKGGEARELLHEALVRNPQDAASMLLLANIYLDSNEDPAMAELLARKSAGLHDKPEAWETLARALRKLGREEEARVAEAKAVLS from the coding sequence ATGCAAAAAAACTGCCCGCAGCTCGAACTCGCGCGTGAAGACCTCATGGAAATGGAAGGCCTGTTGTGTGAACAATTGTCTTCATTCCTGTCCTTTTCAGGGCACGCCCTGTATTTTCCCACCAGCCGCGCGCCCGAAGAGCCGCAGTTGCTGTCGCGGGAGCGCAGGCTGCTGCTGCCCTTGCGGCGCGACGACCATCTGCTTGGCGTTGCCATGCTGCACGGCGTCAAGGCGCGCGAGGCCAGGCCCCTTTTGCCCTTTCTGCCTGCCATAGCGGGCCTTTGCCTGGAGAATCTTGCCAGAGCCAAGGCCATGCGCACGGATTCCGTTACCGGGCTTGCCACAGAAGAGGCCCTGTTTGCGCATATGGAAAATGCCGCAGAGCGTTTGCGGGCCTATCTGGAAGAGCCGGGCGCGGAAGAAAGCGGCCCCGCGCCCCTGCACTGGCTGTGCATGGGGATTGTGCTGCTGCGCCTTGGTAACGGGGATTCTGTGGTGCGGCGCGGCGGGCATGCTTTTGCAGAGAAATATCTCAAGGCCCTGGCAGACGCCTGCCGCGAAGCCCTGCCATCGGATGTTCTGGCCGCGCGTGTGGGCCGCTGGGAGATTGCCTTGCTCTTTCCCGCCAGCGGACGCGGCGCCTGTCACAAGCTGGCCCGCGCAGCCCTGACGCGTATGGAAGCGGTACGCATGCCCTATCCGCTGTTGAAAAAGTCCGTGCGCCCGCGCCTTTGCGCCGGGCATGCGCTGTATCCCCAGGATATGCGCGGTACGGAAATGCACCTTGAAATGCACGATCAGGCCCGCCTGTGCATGGATCGCGCCCGCCTTGCCGCAGATGTGGCCGGGCAGGAGGCTGACGGCGCTCAGGCTGTGGAAAGCCGCATCATGCCCTTTGCGCGCATACTCCAAGAAGGCGGTATGGTGCTGGAATCCCTGCCGCTGGGCCGTGCGCGGCTTAGCCTTGGGCGTCAGGCCAAGGCCCGCGAAGGCATGCGTTTTGCCCTGTGGGGACAGGCAGAAAGCGGTTCGCCCCATTACAAGGGCGAGCTGGTGGTGCTGCACACGCGGGATACGGATTCCGTTGCCGAGGCTCTGCATCTGGTTGACGTTACCTGCCGCCCCGAGGTGGGGGACAGGCTCACTTTGCTGGGTGAAACGCCCGTTTTGAGCCCGGATCTGGACGAACAGGATTTTTCCGCCGCGCGCCCTGCCATTCCAGATGCGGCGGTGGCCGTGCAGGAACAAAACCAGAGGGCTGAATCCGCTGAAGGCGGCAAACACGCCGCTGCCGCGTGTGGTGCTTCCGCATCTGCCGTGTCCCAGTCAGCAGCGTGTGCTGGCGGTTTGTGCGGTCACGGTGATTTTTTGAACCGTTTTGCCGTTGAGGCGGAGCGGCGCAACCGCTTTACGCTTTGCCTGCTGCGGCTGGAGCCGGGCAATTCTGATGCGGGCGAAGCCGCACACCCCGATGCCGTGCCGCTGGAAGGCATGCATGATGCCCCGAGCCGGCAGGGGATTATTGAAACAGCTCTCAGCGTATGGCGCGATGCCCTTGGCAAGGCGCAGAGCCTGCCGCAGCCGATGGCTGGACGCTACGGCAGCAACAGTCTGATATTTTTCCATCCGGATGTGGAAGCGCAAGCCCTTGTGTCTCTGTACGAGGGCGTGTGCGGTGCACTGAACAGCCGTGGCATTTCGGCTTCTGTGGGCCTCGCGGGGTATCCCTTCCTTCAGTTCCGCAGGGGGGAAATGCCCGACTGCGCCCTGAAGGCTCTGGAGTATGCCCTGCTGTTGCCAGACCCCAAGGTGGGCGTGTGCAATTCCCTTGCGCTGAACATCAGCGCCGACAGGCGGTACAGCCTAGGCGATGTTTTTGGCGCGGTGGAAGAATACAAACTTGCCCTGCTGGCTGACGAGGCCAATGCCATGGCCTGGAATTCCCTTGGCGTATGTATGGCGGCCCTTGGGCGGCAGCATGAAGCCCGGCGGCATTTTACGGAAGCCCTGCGGCACGGGCCGGATAAAGCTCTTGCCGAACAGATTTACTACAATCTGGGCACGGTCTGTCAGGGGCTTGGTGAAAAGCGCGCAGCAGCCCGGTATTACCGACAGTGCGTCAAGGTTTCGCCCGAGCACCAGTTTGCCCACATCCGTCTTGGGCAACTGTGTGAGCAGGGCGGCAGAAGGGCCGAGGCCCGACGTTTTTATGAAATAGCCGCAGCCCTTGAGGATGCGCGCCCCGGCGCGCCCAGCCTTGCCCGCAGGCATCTTGCGCGTGTGGCTGTGCGCCAGCGCAAGGGGGGCGAGGCCCGCGAACTGCTGCACGAGGCCCTGGTGCGCAATCCGCAGGATGCGGCCTCCATGCTGCTGCTGGCAAATATCTATCTGGACAGCAATGAAGATCCGGCCATGGCGGAACTGCTGGCCCGCAAAAGCGCCGGCCTGCACGATAAGCCCGAGGCCTGGGAAACCCTTGCCCGTGCCCTGCGCAAACTTGGGCGGGAAGAAGAAGCCCGCGTGGCTGAAGCCAAGGCCGTGCTTTCCTAG
- a CDS encoding DEAD/DEAH box helicase, producing MSRSEQSVVREMCQTFLHDSVPEYIRDAAYYILSEGEVQKINIQEGETWEVQGVIQGEDLQVFTPSLTLTITDRSTHHQCNCSDAFSGICRHVAALALRLVEELRKEQGDPEETPPPSTDWKQSFRNFFSTDMEPEPGRHYLIFRFEPEQGRLLVSFFRGRQNKSGLSSVHNEVTLDQIIQNPDWCEFSPQLPHVARQIGQHLDYYGHRVEIPQGLTSWFFWSVRKEYYLLWKDTDKPCRIESTPFALKLKPILDDSGFRFEVLLKREGRPPLPIRAGRSNPSDRNPTESTAPEDAPITFHGQMPLWVCYQHNFYPVQTGLYPSLVRNLIYERPVVPHEEISEFLDRVWTRLPASELYEPQQFLKLMEPVFQPATYNPKLFLDEEGSLLTLEIDNVYETRHGEFTLNGPNPDFQTGSYAYEGQTYLVRRHQDEEAQLMNELSGMDFQARSSKLWFLEPEEAIAFLLDSYPKLIENYRVYGEKALSRYKVRTASSNITAQVVSNEKEKWFSLDINVEYEGQSLPLEKIWKAWTRGKRYVQLKDGSYTSLPEAWLEKLSHKLTALGLDPSKPPQQKFKQFEAPVLDSLLEDLPGAATDSFWNSLREKIRSFREVRPIAPPKGLNANLRSYQVQGLSYLNFLSEYGFGGILADEMGLGKTVQTLAFIQHMIDVHHDGPNLIVVPTSVLPNWEREAEKFVPGLKRLTIYGTRREGMFKHISSSDLIITTYALLRRDLEEMEKYEFNTVILDEAQNIKNPNTITARAVRRINARMRLCLSGTPIENNLFELWSLFEFLMPGFLGSQHAFQRGIVKPIKDGDAETLDYLRTRVRPFILRRTKAEVAKDLPPKVESVTCCALEEAQAELYAALARKLRAQVLADVDQKGLAKSQMSILDALLKLRQICCHPRLLKLDMPGFSNNLPSGKFDAFKDMIVEIVEGGHKVLVFSQFVQMLQIIKQWLEFSQIPFCYLDGASKDRFDQVDKFNNTPEIPIFLISLKAGGTGLNLTSADYVIHYDPWWNPAVESQATDRTHRIGQTRQVFSYKLICQNTVEEKILKLQEAKRGVAEAIIPGQDTWKSLTREDLEMLFDV from the coding sequence ATGAGTCGATCTGAACAGAGCGTCGTTCGCGAAATGTGCCAGACTTTCCTGCACGATAGTGTGCCGGAATACATCCGCGACGCCGCCTACTATATCCTGTCCGAAGGTGAGGTGCAAAAAATAAATATCCAGGAGGGCGAAACCTGGGAAGTCCAAGGCGTCATCCAGGGCGAAGACCTGCAGGTCTTCACGCCGAGCCTGACCCTCACCATTACGGACCGCAGCACCCACCACCAGTGCAACTGCTCTGATGCGTTCTCAGGCATCTGCCGCCATGTGGCCGCTCTTGCATTGCGCCTTGTTGAAGAGCTGCGCAAGGAACAGGGCGACCCGGAAGAAACCCCACCCCCCAGCACCGACTGGAAACAGAGCTTCCGCAACTTTTTTTCTACCGACATGGAACCGGAACCAGGCCGCCACTATCTCATATTCCGCTTTGAACCGGAACAGGGCCGTCTGCTGGTTTCCTTTTTCCGTGGGCGGCAGAACAAATCCGGGCTTTCCAGCGTGCACAACGAGGTAACGCTGGATCAGATCATCCAGAACCCCGACTGGTGCGAATTTTCACCCCAGTTGCCGCATGTGGCCCGCCAGATCGGCCAGCACCTCGACTATTACGGCCACCGGGTTGAAATCCCCCAGGGCCTTACCTCATGGTTTTTCTGGTCTGTGCGCAAGGAATATTATCTGCTGTGGAAGGACACTGACAAACCCTGCCGCATTGAGAGCACGCCTTTTGCGCTCAAGCTCAAGCCCATTCTGGACGACTCGGGCTTTCGCTTTGAAGTGCTGCTCAAGCGCGAGGGGCGCCCCCCGCTGCCCATCCGCGCGGGGCGCAGCAATCCCAGTGACCGCAACCCGACCGAGAGCACCGCGCCGGAAGACGCGCCCATCACCTTTCACGGGCAAATGCCCCTCTGGGTCTGCTACCAGCACAATTTCTATCCGGTGCAGACGGGCCTCTATCCTTCGCTGGTGCGCAACCTTATTTACGAACGCCCGGTTGTGCCGCACGAAGAAATTTCCGAATTTCTCGACCGCGTGTGGACGCGACTGCCAGCCTCGGAACTCTACGAACCGCAGCAGTTCCTCAAGCTCATGGAACCGGTATTCCAGCCTGCCACCTATAATCCCAAGCTCTTCCTTGATGAAGAAGGCAGCCTGCTGACGCTGGAAATCGACAACGTCTATGAAACGCGCCACGGCGAATTTACGCTCAACGGGCCCAACCCCGACTTCCAGACCGGCAGCTACGCCTATGAAGGGCAGACCTATCTGGTGCGCCGCCATCAGGACGAGGAAGCCCAGTTGATGAACGAACTGAGCGGCATGGACTTTCAGGCCCGCTCAAGCAAACTGTGGTTCCTTGAGCCGGAAGAAGCCATTGCCTTCCTGCTCGACTCGTACCCCAAGCTGATTGAAAACTACCGCGTCTACGGCGAAAAGGCCCTCTCGCGCTACAAGGTGCGCACGGCTTCTTCCAACATCACGGCGCAGGTGGTCAGCAATGAAAAGGAAAAATGGTTCTCGCTGGACATCAACGTGGAATACGAAGGTCAGAGCCTGCCCCTGGAAAAGATCTGGAAGGCCTGGACCCGAGGCAAGCGCTATGTGCAGTTGAAAGACGGCTCCTATACCAGCCTGCCCGAAGCGTGGCTTGAAAAGCTCTCCCACAAGCTCACGGCCCTGGGACTCGACCCTTCAAAGCCCCCGCAGCAGAAATTCAAGCAGTTTGAAGCCCCTGTGCTCGACAGCCTGCTGGAAGACCTGCCCGGTGCCGCCACAGATTCCTTCTGGAACAGCCTGCGCGAAAAAATCCGCTCGTTCCGCGAGGTGCGGCCCATCGCGCCGCCCAAGGGGCTCAATGCCAACCTGCGCAGCTATCAGGTGCAAGGCCTTTCGTACCTCAACTTCCTTTCGGAATACGGGTTCGGCGGCATTCTTGCCGACGAAATGGGCCTTGGCAAAACCGTGCAGACCCTGGCCTTTATCCAGCACATGATTGACGTGCACCATGACGGGCCAAACCTTATTGTGGTGCCCACCTCGGTGCTGCCCAACTGGGAGCGCGAAGCGGAAAAGTTCGTTCCCGGCCTCAAACGGCTGACCATCTATGGCACCCGCCGCGAGGGCATGTTCAAGCATATTTCCAGCTCGGATCTCATCATCACCACCTACGCACTGCTCCGGCGCGATCTGGAGGAGATGGAAAAATACGAGTTCAACACCGTTATTCTTGACGAAGCCCAGAACATCAAGAATCCCAACACCATCACAGCCCGCGCCGTGCGCCGCATCAATGCCCGCATGCGCCTGTGCCTCTCGGGTACGCCCATCGAAAACAATCTTTTCGAGCTGTGGTCGCTGTTCGAGTTCCTCATGCCGGGCTTTCTGGGTTCGCAGCACGCCTTCCAGCGGGGCATCGTCAAGCCCATCAAGGATGGCGACGCTGAAACGCTGGACTATCTGCGCACCCGTGTGCGCCCCTTCATTCTGCGCCGTACCAAGGCCGAAGTGGCCAAGGATCTGCCGCCCAAGGTGGAAAGCGTCACCTGTTGCGCGCTGGAAGAAGCGCAGGCCGAGCTGTACGCAGCCCTGGCCCGCAAGCTGCGCGCCCAGGTGCTGGCAGACGTGGATCAGAAAGGCCTTGCCAAAAGCCAGATGTCCATTCTCGATGCCCTGCTCAAGCTGCGTCAGATATGCTGCCACCCGCGCCTGCTCAAGCTCGACATGCCCGGCTTCTCCAACAACCTGCCTTCGGGCAAGTTCGATGCCTTCAAGGACATGATCGTGGAAATTGTGGAAGGCGGCCACAAGGTGCTGGTCTTCTCACAGTTTGTGCAGATGCTGCAAATCATCAAGCAGTGGCTGGAATTTTCGCAGATTCCCTTCTGCTACCTCGATGGCGCGAGCAAAGACCGTTTCGATCAGGTAGACAAGTTCAACAATACGCCTGAAATCCCGATCTTCCTGATCTCGCTCAAGGCTGGCGGCACGGGCCTCAACCTGACCTCCGCCGACTACGTTATCCACTATGACCCGTGGTGGAACCCCGCCGTGGAAAGTCAGGCCACAGACCGTACCCACCGTATCGGTCAGACCCGTCAGGTCTTTTCCTACAAGCTCATCTGCCAGAATACGGTGGAAGAGAAGATTCTCAAATTGCAGGAAGCCAAACGCGGCGTTGCGGAAGCCATCATTCCCGGTCAGGACACCTGGAAGTCGCTTACGCGTGAAGATCTGGAAATGCTCTTTGACGTGTAG